From Acidobacteriota bacterium, a single genomic window includes:
- a CDS encoding cupredoxin domain-containing protein has product MNRTIVLLLALTAVTWAAAVRTGSSTENVIRVTAKKFAFTPSEIRVKRGEPLVLELTSTDRGHGFSLPDLGVDAKMKPGEITRVSFTPNKAGKFSFVCDVFCGSGHDEMSGTLVVTE; this is encoded by the coding sequence ATGAATCGCACTATCGTTTTATTGCTCGCGCTGACCGCTGTGACCTGGGCTGCCGCTGTCAGAACTGGTTCTTCCACCGAGAACGTCATCCGTGTGACCGCGAAAAAGTTTGCGTTCACGCCCAGCGAGATCAGGGTCAAAAGGGGAGAGCCGCTCGTGTTGGAGCTAACTTCGACAGATCGGGGACATGGTTTCTCGCTGCCTGATTTAGGCGTGGACGCGAAGATGAAGCCGGGTGAAATCACGCGCGTCAGTTTCACGCCGAACAAAGCCGGTAAATTCAGTTTTGTCTGTGACGTGTTTTGCGGCAGCGGCCACGATGAGATGTCCGGTACGTTGGTGGTCACAGAATAG
- a CDS encoding metallophosphoesterase, translating into MSKVDRRDFMKLAGLGGVVFAAGLGFDAVGMTQKRGKQKSLPQDFYFVQLSDTHWGFDGPKANPDAQGTLKKAVAAVNSLDEQPDFVVFTGDLTHTTDDPKVRRARMAEFKEIVSQLKVKTVRFMPGEHDASLDRGEAYQEFFGDLHYTFDHKGVHFIVLDNVSDPEAVVGEAQFAWLQADLKQHQPDTPIVVLTHRPLFDLYPQWDWATRDAAAVIDALMPYKNVTVFYGHIHQEHHHLTGHIAHHAAKSLIFPLPPPGSVPKRAPVLWDPATPYKGLGFRNVEAAVKRAKYEITEHAITKG; encoded by the coding sequence ATGAGCAAGGTTGATAGACGCGATTTTATGAAGCTCGCGGGGCTGGGCGGCGTCGTGTTCGCTGCAGGGCTGGGCTTTGATGCAGTTGGGATGACGCAAAAACGGGGCAAGCAAAAATCTTTGCCGCAGGATTTCTACTTCGTGCAACTCTCTGACACGCACTGGGGCTTTGACGGGCCGAAAGCCAACCCGGACGCGCAAGGCACGTTGAAGAAAGCGGTGGCTGCGGTCAACAGCCTCGATGAACAACCGGATTTCGTCGTCTTCACCGGCGACCTGACGCACACCACGGACGATCCCAAAGTGCGGCGCGCACGAATGGCTGAGTTCAAGGAGATCGTCAGTCAGCTCAAGGTCAAGACCGTGCGCTTTATGCCCGGTGAGCACGACGCCTCGCTTGATCGCGGCGAAGCCTACCAGGAATTCTTCGGCGACCTGCATTACACCTTCGACCACAAGGGTGTGCATTTCATCGTGCTGGATAATGTCTCTGACCCCGAAGCCGTCGTGGGCGAAGCGCAGTTCGCCTGGTTGCAGGCAGACCTCAAACAACATCAGCCTGACACGCCCATCGTTGTGCTCACACATCGGCCCTTGTTTGATCTCTACCCGCAATGGGATTGGGCGACGCGTGACGCCGCGGCTGTGATTGATGCGCTGATGCCTTACAAAAACGTCACGGTCTTTTACGGACACATTCATCAGGAACATCATCATCTGACCGGCCACATTGCGCATCACGCGGCGAAATCACTGATCTTCCCCTTGCCACCGCCTGGCTCCGTGCCCAAACGTGCTCCGGTACTTTGGGATCCGGCAACACCATACAAAGGGCTGGGCTTCCGCAATGTCGAGGCCGCCGTCAAACGGGCCAAATATGAAATAACCGAACACGCCATCACGAAAGGATAA
- the dut gene encoding dUTP diphosphatase — protein MTAQDNFTLRVKQLHPAAQLPRRGSAFAAGADLHCVEAFTLQPGARKAVPTGLALAIPPGYYGRVAPRSGWAAKHGIDTLAGIIDADYRGEVLVLLINLGDQPFTAAAGERIAQLIIERAAPCAYEWANELDETTRGAGGFGSTGC, from the coding sequence ATGACTGCACAAGACAACTTCACACTTCGGGTCAAACAACTTCATCCCGCCGCACAATTGCCGCGGCGTGGTTCCGCTTTCGCGGCGGGCGCGGATTTGCACTGCGTCGAAGCCTTCACGCTGCAACCAGGCGCGCGCAAAGCCGTGCCGACCGGCCTCGCGCTGGCCATTCCGCCGGGGTATTACGGACGCGTCGCGCCGCGTTCGGGCTGGGCGGCGAAGCACGGCATTGACACGCTGGCCGGCATCATTGACGCCGATTATCGCGGCGAAGTGCTGGTCTTGCTGATCAACCTTGGCGACCAGCCGTTCACGGCGGCGGCGGGCGAACGCATCGCCCAACTCATCATCGAACGCGCCGCGCCCTGTGCTTATGAATGGGCGAATGAGTTGGATGAAACTACGCGCGGGGCGGGCGGCTTCGGTTCGACGGGGTGTTGA
- a CDS encoding tail fiber domain-containing protein, with protein sequence MNNATALGTQALVEADNSLVLGSIAGKNGATTSVNVGIGTTTPGERLHVAGNGRFIGNLSASGSVVVDRNATNDGTNNGGLFPGLVFGADPVSSGEGIASKRTAGGNQFGLDLYTGYAARLSVTSGGNIGIGTTAPADKLHVAGEARVNSCVKNSGGTAIAGTCASDRRFKCDITAFPNMLDQVARLRPVHFYWRSQDFPQEHFGAEQSYGLIAQEAEAVLPELVETRADGYKAVNYSKLPLLMLQAVKELKAENDALKQRNAQQQQLLNAMQERLQAIERALAPKHSAPRRTARTRQPLRHTPQH encoded by the coding sequence TTGAACAACGCGACCGCCCTAGGGACGCAAGCGTTGGTGGAAGCCGACAACAGCCTCGTGTTGGGCAGCATCGCCGGTAAGAACGGTGCAACAACCAGCGTCAATGTCGGCATCGGCACGACGACGCCCGGCGAGCGACTGCACGTAGCGGGCAACGGACGGTTCATCGGCAATTTGAGCGCCAGTGGCTCCGTCGTCGTGGATCGCAACGCCACGAATGACGGCACGAACAACGGCGGCCTCTTTCCGGGTTTGGTCTTTGGCGCGGATCCCGTTTCCAGCGGCGAAGGCATCGCCAGCAAGCGCACGGCGGGTGGGAATCAATTCGGCCTGGATTTGTATACCGGCTATGCGGCGCGCCTGTCGGTCACCAGCGGCGGCAACATCGGCATCGGCACGACCGCGCCCGCCGACAAATTGCACGTCGCGGGCGAAGCGCGCGTCAACAGTTGCGTCAAAAATTCCGGCGGCACGGCCATCGCGGGCACCTGCGCCTCTGACCGGCGCTTCAAATGCGACATCACGGCCTTTCCCAACATGCTCGATCAAGTCGCGCGCTTGCGGCCCGTCCATTTTTATTGGCGCAGTCAGGACTTTCCGCAGGAACATTTTGGCGCGGAACAGAGCTACGGCCTGATTGCGCAGGAGGCCGAAGCCGTCCTGCCCGAACTGGTCGAAACGCGCGCCGATGGTTACAAGGCGGTCAATTACAGCAAGCTGCCGCTACTGATGTTGCAGGCAGTCAAGGAACTCAAAGCAGAAAACGATGCGCTCAAACAACGGAACGCACAGCAGCAACAATTGCTCAACGCTATGCAAGAACGGCTGCAAGCGATCGAACGGGCGCTCGCGCCCAAACACAGTGCGCCACGGCGGACGGCCAGGACACGGCAACCGCTACGACACACGCCGCAGCATTGA
- a CDS encoding putative Ig domain-containing protein, translating into MTRNKRHSHPYFFGTTLLRGGLLAALLVSLLAGIGQTPWHAAAQQNERQAMAEMGGPVLRLEQPQNLAETTEEQKPANGLQNLMMAGSFLVDRLTDNNPGGGGEGAGFVGDLRFCLTQSNALGGNNTIDFSVAGTINLAGELPLLNNNVTINGPGASVLTVRRNSGGDYRIFTINFNRVVTISGLTITKGRVLPNGFTGGGGFFVNSGATLNLSNSVVTDNEGYSFGGGILSFGALNINNCTISFNKAGNGGGFYILFTTANITNSTVNNNMTDFQAGVGIQDSIVTLTNCTISNNSATTGGNGVVSRATSTTAATTLTNCTVANNSGPGAALWAIKFAAATAASLSVKNTLASANSPANFANSGGILASLGHNLDTDGTSGFANGLNGNIVGSMGAPINAQLAPLANNGGPAQTRALLCGSPAIDAGDNNGAPATDQRGSARPVGGAVDIGAYESTQICLGPLTDGQAGVPYNQTITVNGCSAPYNFAVVQGNLPPGLVLNPATGVVSGVATVVGTYSFTVQVTGSLGCTGVRSYTLTITCPTVTVNPASLVSGTLGAAYNQTVAAAPAGGNYVYAVFAGALPPGLSLNSGTGVISGTPAMTGQFGFVIQAAGFGACPGTASYTLTIAGQACQPITLSALANGTAGQFYYGNVMAQPAGSYTYAVTNGALPLGLVLQSMTGAVYGTPAPAGAYNFTISATNASGCTGSKVYSLTIAP; encoded by the coding sequence TTGACGAGAAACAAACGCCATTCACATCCATATTTTTTTGGCACCACGTTGCTGCGCGGCGGATTATTGGCCGCGCTGCTGGTTAGTCTGTTGGCAGGCATCGGCCAAACGCCCTGGCACGCGGCGGCGCAACAAAACGAGCGGCAGGCAATGGCTGAAATGGGCGGGCCTGTCCTGCGCCTGGAACAGCCGCAAAATCTGGCCGAAACGACCGAAGAGCAAAAACCAGCGAACGGGCTGCAAAACTTAATGATGGCTGGGAGCTTTTTGGTGGATCGGCTGACCGACAACAATCCGGGTGGCGGCGGCGAAGGTGCCGGGTTTGTGGGAGATTTGCGGTTCTGTCTCACGCAATCCAATGCGTTGGGCGGTAACAATACGATTGATTTTAGCGTGGCGGGCACTATCAATTTGGCGGGTGAATTGCCCTTGCTTAATAACAACGTGACGATCAACGGGCCGGGCGCGAGTGTCTTGACGGTGCGGCGGAATAGCGGCGGCGATTACCGCATCTTTACGATCAATTTCAACCGCGTGGTTACGATCTCCGGGCTGACCATCACCAAAGGGCGCGTTTTGCCAAACGGCTTTACCGGCGGCGGCGGTTTCTTCGTGAATTCGGGGGCGACGCTGAATCTGTCAAACAGCGTTGTGACCGACAACGAAGGCTATTCATTTGGCGGCGGCATCCTGTCGTTTGGCGCGTTGAACATCAACAACTGCACCATCTCTTTTAACAAGGCGGGCAACGGCGGTGGGTTTTATATTCTCTTCACGACCGCGAACATCACGAACAGCACGGTCAATAACAATATGACCGACTTTCAGGCGGGCGTCGGCATTCAGGATTCGATTGTCACGCTGACCAATTGCACCATCAGCAACAACAGCGCGACGACGGGCGGCAACGGCGTGGTGAGCCGCGCGACTTCCACAACGGCTGCCACAACGCTGACCAATTGCACGGTGGCCAACAACAGCGGGCCTGGCGCGGCGCTGTGGGCCATCAAATTCGCGGCGGCCACGGCGGCCAGCCTGAGCGTCAAAAATACACTGGCCTCTGCCAATAGCCCGGCGAATTTCGCCAACAGCGGCGGCATACTGGCCTCGCTCGGCCACAACTTGGATACGGATGGGACAAGCGGATTTGCGAACGGTCTCAACGGCAATATCGTTGGTTCTATGGGCGCGCCGATCAATGCGCAACTCGCTCCGCTCGCCAACAACGGCGGCCCGGCGCAAACGCGCGCGTTATTGTGCGGCAGCCCCGCCATTGACGCGGGTGACAACAACGGCGCACCCGCCACCGATCAACGCGGCAGCGCGCGCCCGGTGGGCGGCGCCGTGGACATCGGCGCTTACGAATCCACGCAAATCTGTTTGGGGCCGCTGACCGATGGGCAAGCGGGCGTGCCTTACAATCAAACCATTACGGTCAACGGTTGCAGTGCGCCTTACAACTTCGCTGTGGTGCAGGGCAATCTGCCTCCCGGCCTGGTGCTCAACCCCGCGACCGGCGTCGTCAGCGGCGTAGCCACCGTCGTCGGCACTTACAGCTTTACTGTTCAAGTGACGGGCAGTCTCGGTTGCACAGGCGTGCGCAGCTACACCCTGACGATCACGTGCCCGACCGTCACAGTCAATCCGGCGAGTTTGGTCAGCGGCACGCTTGGCGCGGCTTATAACCAAACGGTCGCCGCCGCTCCGGCTGGTGGCAACTATGTCTACGCGGTGTTCGCGGGCGCGCTGCCGCCGGGCTTGTCGCTGAATAGCGGGACGGGCGTAATCAGTGGCACGCCCGCAATGACGGGGCAATTCGGTTTCGTGATTCAGGCGGCAGGGTTTGGCGCTTGCCCCGGCACGGCCAGCTATACGCTGACCATCGCCGGTCAGGCTTGTCAGCCGATCACGCTGTCAGCCTTGGCGAATGGAACAGCGGGACAGTTCTATTACGGGAATGTGATGGCCCAGCCCGCCGGCAGTTATACCTATGCGGTGACAAACGGCGCGTTGCCGCTGGGCCTGGTGTTACAGAGTATGACGGGGGCCGTGTATGGAACGCCCGCGCCAGCCGGCGCCTATAACTTCACGATCAGCGCCACCAACGCGAGCGGCTGCACCGGCAGCAAGGTTTACAGCCTGACCATCGCGCCGTAA
- a CDS encoding tail fiber domain-containing protein, with translation MRNAASILFTFAIIVAWVTCYTRSAQAQTTAFTYQGKLTDAGQPANGNFDLQFKLFDTATVGTGVQQGGTLTNATVTVSNGVFTVTLDFGANVFSGAARWLEISVRPAGSVNAYTVLTPRQPINSTPYAIQTLHAASADVLTSACVACVQGAQIAGLPTGSTNYIQNSTAQQASSNFNISGNGLINGNLGIGTATPNDKLTVQTPTSSFGITHTDGIASVGTYIGAGSSGYGGWFGTKSNHPLFFYTNGGSAQMALTTAGNLGIGTSNPLSKFTISGAGGTFNTAGLPRFDLFNTGCNCGMSQFVTTSGYWGLATSAGQGWMAVGPTGDVQIGGTAAYNNTRVTVSSPTNSYGVLQSDGNIAVGTYAGGLGGWYGTQSNHPLFFFTNNGNAQMTLSTAGNVGINAITPLARLHVNGGTSWFQGDSTPLTAAAGRGVAVGMNNAGGYVFAYDYALGAPVQLNMNLPGGSINLNGFVTLNSIDTSFGGGVPLCWNLSLNNRIASCSSSSIRYKTNLAAFPSGMALVRQLRPVTFDWKANGQHDVGFVAEEVAEVNPLFVTYNQDGQVEGVKYDRLGTAFVNAFKEQQAQIESQTQHLHTLQNQLKQQQQQLDTLRKLVCQTNPQATACQE, from the coding sequence ATGCGAAACGCCGCAAGCATACTTTTCACTTTCGCCATCATAGTCGCTTGGGTTACCTGCTACACGCGCAGCGCGCAGGCGCAAACCACGGCCTTTACTTATCAAGGCAAACTGACCGACGCGGGCCAGCCTGCTAATGGCAATTTCGATTTGCAATTCAAACTCTTTGACACCGCCACCGTTGGCACGGGCGTGCAACAGGGCGGCACGCTGACCAACGCGACCGTCACCGTCAGCAATGGCGTGTTTACCGTCACGCTCGATTTCGGCGCGAATGTGTTTAGCGGGGCGGCGCGCTGGCTGGAAATCAGTGTGCGTCCGGCAGGTAGCGTGAATGCTTACACGGTGCTCACGCCGCGCCAGCCGATCAATTCAACGCCCTACGCGATTCAAACTTTGCACGCGGCGAGTGCCGATGTGTTGACAAGCGCGTGCGTCGCGTGTGTGCAAGGCGCGCAAATCGCCGGTTTGCCCACGGGCAGCACGAATTACATTCAAAACAGCACAGCCCAACAGGCATCCAGCAATTTCAATATCAGCGGCAACGGTTTGATCAACGGCAATTTGGGCATCGGCACCGCCACGCCGAACGACAAGCTGACGGTGCAAACTCCAACCAGTAGTTTTGGGATCACGCACACGGACGGCATTGCGAGCGTCGGGACATACATCGGCGCGGGCAGCAGCGGATACGGCGGGTGGTTCGGCACGAAATCGAATCACCCGTTGTTTTTCTATACCAACGGTGGCAGCGCACAAATGGCTTTGACGACTGCCGGCAATCTGGGAATCGGCACGTCGAACCCGCTCAGCAAGTTCACAATCAGCGGTGCCGGCGGCACGTTCAATACAGCGGGACTACCGCGCTTCGACCTTTTCAACACAGGCTGCAATTGTGGTATGTCGCAATTCGTGACCACTTCCGGTTACTGGGGACTGGCGACCTCGGCGGGACAAGGCTGGATGGCAGTGGGACCGACCGGTGACGTTCAAATTGGCGGGACTGCGGCTTACAACAACACCAGGGTGACCGTCTCTTCTCCAACCAACAGCTACGGCGTCTTGCAGTCAGACGGCAATATCGCCGTCGGTACGTATGCCGGCGGATTGGGCGGATGGTACGGAACGCAAAGCAATCACCCGCTTTTTTTCTTCACCAACAACGGCAATGCCCAGATGACCTTGTCAACGGCGGGCAACGTCGGCATCAATGCCATCACGCCGCTGGCGCGTTTGCACGTCAACGGCGGCACAAGCTGGTTTCAAGGCGATTCGACGCCGCTTACCGCCGCCGCTGGTCGCGGCGTCGCCGTCGGAATGAACAATGCGGGAGGCTACGTCTTTGCTTATGACTATGCTTTGGGTGCTCCCGTGCAACTCAACATGAATTTGCCCGGTGGCAGTATCAACCTCAATGGTTTCGTCACCCTTAACAGTATTGATACTTCTTTTGGAGGAGGCGTTCCGCTGTGTTGGAATCTAAGCTTGAACAACAGAATCGCGTCCTGCTCTTCTTCCTCAATACGTTATAAAACCAATCTGGCCGCTTTCCCCTCTGGAATGGCGTTGGTTCGGCAACTGCGCCCGGTGACCTTTGATTGGAAAGCGAATGGCCAACACGATGTCGGCTTCGTCGCCGAGGAAGTGGCTGAAGTCAATCCGTTATTCGTGACCTACAACCAAGACGGCCAGGTCGAGGGCGTGAAATATGATCGGCTGGGCACAGCCTTCGTCAACGCGTTCAAAGAACAGCAGGCGCAGATCGAATCGCAAACACAACACCTTCACACGCTGCAAAACCAACTCAAACAACAACAGCAACAGCTCGACACCTTGCGCAAGCTCGTTTGCCAAACCAACCCGCAAGCCACGGCTTGCCAGGAGTAA
- a CDS encoding sigma-70 family RNA polymerase sigma factor, whose translation MQNPNQRARFEQTVLPHLAAAYNLARWLTRNDHDAQDVVQESYLRALKFFSGFHGGDGRAWLLRVVRNTCYTWLQQRRRYEPLTDFEEEIRHLESAAPNAEALLLTAADNQLLSHALEELPVEFREILILRELEGLSYKQIADIADLPMGTVMSRLARARQRLQQALTRKETTL comes from the coding sequence TTGCAAAACCCGAACCAACGCGCGCGCTTTGAGCAGACCGTGCTGCCGCATCTGGCCGCTGCCTACAATCTGGCGCGCTGGCTGACGCGCAACGATCACGACGCGCAGGACGTAGTGCAGGAATCTTATCTGCGCGCCCTGAAATTTTTTAGCGGATTTCATGGCGGAGACGGACGCGCCTGGCTGCTCAGGGTTGTGCGGAATACTTGTTACACCTGGTTGCAACAACGGCGGCGCTACGAACCGCTGACAGATTTCGAGGAAGAAATTCGTCACCTCGAAAGCGCTGCTCCCAACGCGGAAGCGTTGTTGTTAACTGCGGCGGACAATCAGTTGCTCAGCCATGCGCTCGAAGAGTTGCCGGTGGAATTTCGGGAAATCCTGATCCTGCGCGAGCTGGAGGGGCTGTCTTATAAACAGATCGCCGACATCGCCGATTTGCCGATGGGCACCGTGATGTCACGGTTGGCGCGCGCGCGCCAGCGGTTGCAACAAGCCCTGACCAGAAAGGAGACAACGCTATGA
- a CDS encoding VCBS repeat-containing protein, whose protein sequence is MKYPANRSYVLWLCLLLTLGALTIQARYGVPLRWVQQPAPPVPASAPVAQPTHPARSAKPVLAAAPVQSGGTYNITPSVIAGGGARSSGGSNVAEGTLGQGLTGQSSGGTYALEGGFWPGAGVQGQAPTFIPAAALSRQQGSPAGAAVTVGTVSDQQVPAGNLTVTQIAGGTATGINVTNIVNTNGTITAQISAACGATAGTIRFQVSNGSLTGTGDLPINVTANTPPTLTYANASVNTGGVTTVNPATGPSDNGTLNSIALQSQGTYTGTISVNNATGVVSISNAAPVGTHTITTRATDNCGALTDTSFMLTINAGCPAITVNPVTLSSGTAGVVYQQMLTQTGGVGQINWSISAGNLPPGWSLNAATGQLGGLAVIIGVYNFTARATDTNSCQGTRTYTVQIKPKAKADFDGDGKTDLSIFSPTAAPPFPNWSVINSGNNATVTQQWGAGYAPYFDDIVPGDYDGDGKADHAIWRGADSLWYIRRSSDGQPFVQLWGANYAPYFDIPTPGDYDGDGKTDIGVFRRSGTWFVRRSSDGQNMIVTHGQQDDIPVPADYDGDGKTDLAIFRPGAIAPAPNWIILNSSTNTITSIQWGAGYAPYFDTPVPADYDGDGKADLAIWRGADSIWYIRKSSDGQAILQFWGANYAPYFDIPTPGDYDGDGKADIAVWRRSGTWFVKRSTDGSFLIQNQGQSGDVPVPAFGVR, encoded by the coding sequence ATGAAATACCCCGCTAATCGCAGCTATGTACTCTGGCTGTGTCTGTTGCTTACGTTGGGCGCGCTGACAATCCAGGCGCGGTATGGTGTGCCGTTGCGGTGGGTGCAGCAGCCTGCCCCGCCGGTTCCCGCGTCTGCCCCTGTGGCGCAACCCACGCACCCGGCCCGCAGCGCCAAACCCGTGCTGGCGGCAGCGCCCGTGCAATCTGGCGGCACGTACAACATCACACCCTCCGTCATCGCGGGCGGCGGCGCACGCAGCAGCGGCGGTTCAAATGTGGCTGAAGGCACTCTTGGACAAGGGCTGACCGGGCAATCGAGCGGCGGCACGTATGCCCTTGAAGGAGGCTTCTGGCCGGGCGCGGGGGTGCAGGGGCAAGCGCCAACCTTCATACCGGCAGCAGCCCTTTCGCGGCAACAAGGCTCCCCCGCAGGCGCGGCAGTGACGGTTGGCACGGTGAGCGATCAGCAAGTTCCGGCGGGCAATCTGACCGTCACACAAATCGCAGGCGGCACCGCCACCGGCATCAATGTCACGAACATCGTCAACACCAACGGCACGATCACCGCACAGATCAGTGCTGCGTGCGGCGCGACGGCTGGCACCATACGTTTTCAAGTGTCGAATGGCAGTCTGACTGGCACAGGCGATCTGCCAATCAACGTCACTGCCAACACGCCGCCGACACTGACATACGCGAATGCCAGTGTGAACACCGGCGGCGTGACGACGGTTAACCCGGCCACGGGGCCTAGCGACAACGGCACCCTCAACAGCATCGCACTGCAATCGCAAGGCACTTATACCGGCACGATCAGCGTCAATAATGCGACTGGTGTCGTGAGCATCAGTAACGCCGCGCCTGTGGGCACGCATACGATCACTACCCGCGCGACCGACAATTGTGGCGCGCTCACGGACACGAGCTTCATGCTGACCATCAATGCAGGCTGTCCGGCGATCACCGTCAATCCGGTCACGCTGTCCAGCGGGACGGCGGGCGTCGTGTATCAACAGATGCTTACGCAAACCGGCGGCGTGGGGCAAATCAACTGGAGCATCAGCGCGGGCAACTTGCCGCCGGGCTGGTCACTGAACGCGGCGACCGGGCAATTAGGAGGCTTGGCGGTTATCATTGGCGTGTACAACTTCACCGCACGCGCAACCGACACAAATAGCTGTCAGGGCACGCGCACATACACGGTGCAGATTAAGCCCAAAGCCAAAGCCGACTTCGACGGCGATGGCAAAACCGATCTGAGCATCTTCAGTCCCACTGCCGCGCCGCCCTTCCCGAACTGGAGCGTCATCAACAGCGGCAACAACGCGACCGTCACCCAGCAATGGGGCGCGGGCTATGCGCCATATTTCGATGACATCGTGCCCGGTGATTACGACGGTGATGGCAAAGCCGATCACGCCATCTGGCGCGGGGCGGATTCGCTCTGGTACATCCGCAGGAGCAGCGATGGGCAGCCTTTCGTGCAACTCTGGGGTGCGAACTACGCGCCGTATTTCGACATCCCGACGCCGGGTGATTACGATGGCGATGGCAAGACCGACATCGGCGTCTTCCGGCGCAGCGGCACCTGGTTCGTGCGGCGCAGCAGCGATGGGCAGAACATGATCGTCACGCACGGGCAGCAGGACGACATTCCGGTGCCAGCGGATTACGACGGTGATGGCAAGACCGACCTGGCCATCTTCCGACCCGGTGCGATTGCGCCCGCGCCGAATTGGATCATCCTGAATAGTTCGACCAACACCATCACGAGCATTCAGTGGGGTGCAGGCTACGCGCCATATTTCGACACGCCGGTGCCCGCCGATTATGATGGCGACGGCAAAGCGGACTTGGCGATTTGGCGCGGGGCGGATTCCATCTGGTACATCCGCAAGAGCAGCGATGGGCAAGCCATCCTGCAATTCTGGGGCGCGAACTATGCGCCATACTTCGATATTCCGACGCCGGGTGATTATGACGGCGACGGCAAGGCGGACATTGCGGTGTGGCGGCGCTCCGGGACGTGGTTCGTCAAGCGCAGCACAGACGGTTCGTTCCTGATCCAAAACCAGGGACAAAGCGGCGATGTGCCGGTGCCGGCGTTTGGCGTGCGTTGA
- a CDS encoding anti-sigma factor yields the protein MICPEAQDLLHAYHDGELDLVRSLAFERHLQTCQTCAQRYQTQQALRSAITTGGLYYQTPAKLQRRVQSAARETNQTEPNSWPVWWRWLGVGASLAAIAVLILTFRPWLTRPAAADLVTQEIISAHVRSLMAEHLTDVASSDRHTVKPWFNGRLDFSPPVTDLTERGFPLIGGRLDYLNNRPVAALVYRRQQHIINLFVWPSTQTSPNIALNPVTRQGYHLFRWVSAGLIFLAISDLNEKELAEFVQLARTQTSPLPAAAAATPDR from the coding sequence ATGATTTGCCCGGAAGCACAAGACCTGCTGCACGCTTATCACGATGGTGAATTGGATCTGGTGAGAAGCCTTGCGTTCGAACGGCATCTGCAAACCTGTCAGACGTGCGCGCAACGTTATCAAACGCAACAGGCGTTGCGCTCTGCCATCACGACGGGAGGACTTTACTATCAGACTCCGGCCAAGCTGCAACGGCGCGTGCAATCAGCGGCACGCGAAACCAATCAGACCGAACCCAACTCGTGGCCCGTGTGGTGGCGTTGGCTTGGCGTGGGAGCTTCGCTGGCGGCTATCGCGGTATTGATCCTGACCTTCAGGCCATGGCTGACTCGTCCTGCCGCGGCTGACCTCGTCACCCAGGAAATCATTTCGGCACACGTGCGTTCGCTGATGGCCGAACATCTGACCGATGTCGCGTCGTCAGACCGGCACACCGTCAAACCGTGGTTCAATGGCCGCTTGGATTTTTCGCCGCCGGTCACAGACTTGACGGAGCGCGGATTTCCTTTGATTGGAGGGCGGCTTGATTACCTGAACAACCGGCCGGTCGCGGCCCTGGTTTACCGGCGCCAGCAACACATCATCAATCTGTTTGTTTGGCCGTCTACCCAAACTTCGCCAAACATCGCACTGAACCCGGTGACGCGGCAGGGCTATCATCTGTTTCGCTGGGTGTCAGCGGGGCTGATTTTTCTGGCGATCTCTGATCTGAACGAGAAAGAACTGGCGGAATTTGTCCAACTCGCGCGCACTCAAACTTCCCCTCTCCCGGCAGCCGCAGCAGCTACGCCAGACCGTTAA
- a CDS encoding PPOX class F420-dependent oxidoreductase encodes MSNVIPENYADLFAKKVFAGLATLMPNGAPQVTPVWIDYDGAHVLFNTAIGRQKDKNLQADGRVSVMLVDPDNQYRYLEVRGKVVERTTEGADEHINKMAKKYLDKDVYPFRQPGEQRVIFKIKPERVSSMN; translated from the coding sequence ATGTCGAATGTAATTCCGGAAAACTATGCAGATTTGTTTGCGAAGAAAGTCTTCGCCGGGCTGGCGACCTTGATGCCCAACGGCGCGCCGCAAGTCACGCCGGTCTGGATTGATTACGATGGCGCGCATGTGCTGTTCAACACGGCGATTGGCCGGCAAAAAGACAAGAACCTGCAAGCGGATGGCCGCGTGTCGGTGATGCTGGTTGATCCGGATAATCAGTATCGCTATCTGGAAGTGCGCGGCAAGGTGGTCGAACGCACGACCGAGGGCGCCGACGAACACATCAACAAAATGGCGAAGAAGTATTTGGACAAGGATGTCTATCCGTTCCGGCAGCCGGGCGAGCAGCGCGTGATCTTCAAGATCAAGCCGGAACGTGTCAGTTCGATGAACTGA